The sequence agctagctattgATAGAACATTTAGTCACTAACAATTAAGAAATTGATACAATTCCAAGGCGTGAAGTTGATCATACTAACTAGTCAGCAACAATGTAACCAAAGTGATTGCACAATTATTTTATCGTTCTCATCTCCACTTGGAATGTGTTTGTGCCACCCATACAAAAAGTAATTACTAAATCTGTACATGAATGGATTTTCTTCCATCCATGTTCAGGAAAATTGCCTAATTTCGTGCCCCTATAAAGTTTCCCCCTTCTCTTCTCAGGACAGACTGCTATTTTACTTTAGATTGTTATCCCAAACACCCACCAAATCCCAGAACTGTGTTGAACGTTTGCAAAGCATTTCAGATGTCTAAAAAGTGAAGTAAAACACAAATGTTCCCTATTTAGTTACCTGATTGCCCTGTCTGCAACATTCATTCCCCCCCAACAACCCAAGTTATAACATTCCACAAACCCTAATAATAAAGTGGGGAGACCACTATTATGTTCCAAAAACTTTTTGGGGGTCATACCAGTGCTTTTGAGTGCAGAATGTGAAGAAAACCTCTCACAGTAAGTACTTCCCATAATTTTGATAAAGGCCCATTGTTTGTAGTTGAATTGATTATtagggattttttatttattttttattaagatGTAATCCTGTTGTGATGATGCATGAATAGTgttgtaaaatgtatttgtaagcGAAAACGTGAGTATACATTAGTGATTGTACCTGGTACTCTCAGTATTAACTCAGTTTATGCTCTTGGAACCACATAGGGTGTGTCCAGTGCACACACACAACTTTATAGCAACAGTAAAGGTCTTGTTTGATGTGTGATTATCCAAGCCTATCCTTAGATTGcggattatttatttttattaggtTTATATTTGGATCCAAGTGTAACTTTTTTCCCTGTTAATAGTTCCTTGGCATTGTTCCTTGGCGTAGAGTAGATTAGAGCCTTATCTAATTGGCAGTAGTGAGTGCTATCATTTCCTGACTCGTCTGTTTGCAAAATCGTTGTGATGTAGGCTATAAAACCCAGAGGAGGCTGTTGACCGGTGCTTTGCATTTGCTATTTCACGCATTTGTCAGGAAATCTAACCAGCCTGACTTTCATTTTCATATACACCCTTTATTACCGTAATGTTAATAAACCAAAACCCTTGTAATCTCAGTTTGAAATAGGCTACTACATAATGTTGTAAGAATAAGTTTTCATTCAGTACAAGACAAGATAGGGTTTGGCCAGACCCTAACATCTCTTTGCACAGGCAAATGGTTAGGCATACTCCCAGCCAATGGGAGTGGCACACCTCTGTAGAAGTATACGTTGGCTTGGCTGGCATCTGAACTGAGCAAAATCATGATAAAGCGTTTTGCTTGTCCACAGAATCCTCAATACTTGTACCTGGCACCCCACTAGGGAAAGGGGCCAGGAGTCAGAGCTGTGTCAGTAGAGCCTTTGTTCTGTGTGTGCCCATGTCAGTCTATAGAACCCCCAGCAATGCAAAGCTCTGCGCTCATCAAGAATGGCCTCCCTGTGCCCCTTGAAGGACGAGTGTTTGTGTGACTGCCATGGCAGGTCTTGATTTAAGGGTAGGCTGTGCTGAGTTAAATTATGTGGACTCCATTGTTTTAGGCCAGGTTGTAAAACCATGCCATTGACAATGAAGGAAAAATAAACGTTTAGATTAATTTGGTTTATTTAAGAGTGACTAGAACTATATGTGGTCCATCTCTGGCTGAGAGTAAACTTAGGATAACTAAACGTAAGGAGGAGCAGGAAACTTAAGACCCAGAAACCCTCTGGCCCAGGAGGAAAGTCATGTCCTAGATAGGAAGTTAGTATGTTGAGGATGTGGTGTGGACCGTGTGGTGTGAGTATAAAGAGAGATCAGTTGACATTTTATTTGTTTCAATTGGCCTATAGGCCTATGTCCACAGATTGGGTCTGTATGCTCAGAGTATAGTCTATTCTATAGCCTACATCTAACTCATTGTTTTACTACCCAAACCATTTCTGTGTACTTTGGCCAAAAGTAAATTCTATTCCAGTCTGTATTTCAATAATAAAATAAAGGCCTAACCTGTACCATTTTGAAATTAGGCTATACCAGACACTGAAAGTAAGGCTGTTACTCAAGCCTGCTCTGATCAGTGTCAGCAAATATCTGTTAACTCTGTAGGCTGGACTCGATGGCTAAAGTGGGGCTTCAAATGGACATGGTGGTCATATCCTACTTATCACCACCACGCCTGCCTTATTGTCACGGCAGTGTATTTCAGTAATTAATGCAATGGTGTCTCTGTGTGAAACTACACCTTGAAAGCTGGCAAGGGGGAAAAGTATATGTTTCTTGTTGTCTGTGTTCTCTAGTTACATTTGGGCCTAGCTATTCCAGTTGTAATATAGTTTTGACCGTTGTGGTTTTCTGTGTAACGTTTGAGATTTGTATTGGTTGTTGGTTAAATATTTTTAATCTCCTAAGCAAGCATATTGCATGCTGTTGAGGACTGTTGAGAGATTAAATTGACTGGTCTTCACTGATAAATAGCAGACTGTTTAAGATTATTTTGACGTAAACACTTCTGTCTCCCTGCACAGGAATGACTAACTCGATTTAGTGATGGGCCTATTGCTTTCAAAATGTCCTTGACATAGTGTTGTATGTTGATGTTGAATCCACCTTGCGTAATGAAAGCCAACGGATTGCCCATGTCCAGTCCAGCAAGTTGGGACCTACTGAATCGCCCTCCCCCAACCTGTTACATCATAATAGTTGCATCACTCTCAACTTTTCCCAGTCCAGAGACAAAACAGTGAAGCTCAgtgtacacactacacacacatggAAATGCTGTTCACAGAGAAACTTGCTGTTACTGATTGCTGTCCCTTATATTAACTGCCATATCATTTGTTTACCACAGAGCACACCCACCTTATCCCTGACCCCCTCACAATAACTCAGCTTGTTGTGACACAGAAATAACACACAGACTTTACACCCTAGCAGTCCTATCTCCAGCATGCAGTCAGTAGGCCTATGCCGATGTGGTCAATCTAAGAAAAACATGATCTGGCCCTCTTGACTCTCTCAGCAGACACAAGGTCCTTCATGTCACCCGCAATAACAGCCAACCCAGTCACCCAAACACAACACTCATAACTCATCAGATTGTTACAGCAGAGCAGCCTACGTTGTGTCATGGTTTGTGGGTGAACAGTGGTGTGACTGTTTGACGAGTTCAGACAAACGCCGCTCTCAGACATTGTCATAGGATAACAACAGCTGATTGGCCCTGCAGATAACCGTGTTATCTCCACTGTCAAGACAAACGTACAGAAACACACAAGGAAACGGCATAATTAGCGACTGAAACCTACAAATTGAATTACTCGAATTAGAACATGAGGGAAGTGACTCGCTCGGACTATACAAGTTATcaatataaaatgtgtaaaaCGGGTACACCTGAGACTCGCAATGTTACCTCTACCCATGAAAAAGTAATTATCCAAATTCCCAAACTAGCATTCGCGGTTGTTAATGCCATTTTATTCCACTGTACTTTTCCCCAGACAaaaagctttgatcccttattaTTATAGTCTAGTGGTGGTGTCTAGAAATGGAATGTTCACCACCCAGGAACCCTCTACCTGTCACATACTGGGAGTCCAAACATGAACTACGCGGATGAGACCTGAGTGTGGCTTGAACAGCATTTTGATATCCTGTCTATCTGTCCTCTGTTTGTCACAGGCGTGAGGATGGTGAGTTGGAAGAGGGAGAGCTGGAGGATgatggtggagaggtggaggtggcAGAGGAGCCCAGCaccgggggaggaggagaagatggaggTGAAGGTGAaggaacagcagcagcagcagaggcgGCCCCCCCAGAGAAAACTCACCGCAGCAAAGAGCGCCACGCCAGCGGCGATGAGAAGGATGACGAGAAGGCCCGCCGCcacaagaggaagaggagaaaagagagggagcgggagaaggagaagaggagagccaAGAAGAGACGCAAATCCAAGCACAAAGTAAGAGTGTGTGGTTCACTTCCAGCTCTGTTCTGGCTGTCATCGTCCTATACAGACCCTTCAGATCAGGGAGGTTATTGCTTTCTTACTGTAGTCTAAAGATGTTTCTAAGTACTTTTTCACTCAACCTATCCCTctttatgtgttgtgtgtgtggtgttacaGCGTCATGCCTCCTCCAGTGATGACCACTCAGACTTTAGCGATGACTCTGACTACAGCCCAAGTGAGAAGAGGAAGTATCGGGACTATAGCCCTACGTACCCCCCTTCTGTAAGTTACCCCATGGCAGTGCTCTAAATCACATGATTGAAGATACTTGCTGCAGAGTTGCTAAACTGTTTACTACCATGTAATCACAGTGGTCTAACTGATTGATTGTTTCCCAGTCCCTTGGAGGTTACCCACCAGCGCCGTCCTCCGGCCACGGTGGCCCCATGCCTAAGAAGGGCAACTACGTAAAGATGGACAAGCAAGGCTACGGGGGCTACGGCGATTATGAAGAGGAGAACTACGAgggagaggaggacgaggagatgGGCGATGAAGACTACGATGACTTCACCAAGGAGCTCAACCAGTACCGCAAGGCCAAAGAGGGAGGCAGCGGCGATGGAGGTGGAAGGGGCAACAGTCGTGGGGGCAGAGGTAGCAAAAATGGGGTCAGAGGTGAATTGAACAACCTTTACTAGTTTGCTTGCAGGTCCCTGCGTGCCTTTCATATGCTGACACAAGGTGCTGACAGTGTTTCGTTTTCTTTCTCCACAGGAGGTAAAGGTCGTATGAAGAACCAGCGAGGTCGAGGAGGCATGAGAGGAGGAGGGCgtggaggtagaggaagaggagggagcaggggtcGGGGGCGAGGGGGCAAGATGGGTGGAGACAACGAGGACGGAGAAGGGATGATGtacggaggagggggaggaggaggaggaggaggaggaggaggaggagacgagaTGGAGGTGAGTCAAAGACAGTCATCCTCTGGCCCCAGATGCACAGACAATGTGAAATGATCTATCAATCATACTGGTGTGCTGCCAAAGCAGTAAAGTGCTGAAAATCTCAGGAAAGTATATTCTGGTTTCTGAATTGTTCCTCATCCAGTTGATGTTGTGTTCTAGTATGGAGATGATGACTATGACCACATGGGTGAGGATGACTATGATGAATACTCTCAGTACAGGAAGTCCAAAGACCGTGGAAGGGGTGAGTTGGCTGTCAGAATTATTCATACTAAACAATACTTAGCTACTGTAATATACATACTAGGTTAGCTGTTCTGATGTCCTTCCTAGGTAAACATGCTTTGCACCCGATCCAAAATGGTTGCTTGTCTTGTTCCATTGTAGCCCACTGAtgaagtgtctctctccctgctccaacCAGGTGGCAAAGGTGGGCGGGGACGGGGCCGTGGGAAACAAGGGCGTGGTATGAACCGGGGAGGTCGAGGGCGGAACCGAGGGAGAGGCCGAGGGGGCGGAGACCAGGGTCACGAAGAGGACAACAATGGAGACATGGGGGACATGGGGGTGAGAATAAAACCAACACCTTACAGACCTGCTCGCTTCTCTGAATGAATACTCAACCTGTACAAGTTGGATTTCTGATAACACTCTAAAACTAGTAATCCTTGGAAGACCTCACCGCAAGGCCAAATAGAacctgtttgtttgtgttgtggtgcaggatggaggaggaggccaGCACAACAAGCACCAGGGGGACAAGCACCAAGACAAGAAAGGGAAAGCTATCTGCAAGTACTACATGGAGGGCCGCTGTACTTGGGTAAGAAGGAAATCATGGAATTTGAGCGGAGATAATGTTCTTGCCAGGCATTCTCAATAGAATGTCAAATCATTCTAACATGTTACCGTCAAATACTTTAAAAAATCTTGTCAAAACGTGATTTTGATCGTTTTATCGCTTTGCCAACTTTCCAGGGGGAACACTGCAACTTCAGCCACGACATTGAGCTGCCCAAGAAGAAGGAACTCTGCAAGTTCTACATCACCGGCTTCTGCGCGCGGGCTGAAAACTGCCCCTACATGCATGATATCCTTTACCTGCAGTCCACTTTGTATCAAATAGGACATTTCATATATGTTTACAGCTAGCATAACTAGAACGGCCATACTAGTTGTCAAGTTTAGTAGCCTATATCAGTGCTACCCCTGGGACACTTTTTTAATATCGGGCCTATATGGCCATGAGACAGTCTTTGAGTGAGTTCAGTCCATCCAGGCCATCCATAGTTCTTTAACTCGCCAGCACGTGATTTCCCCTGCAAGCTGTTCCACACCACCGGGAGCTGTGTGAATGGAGACGAATGCATGTTCTCCCACGAGCCTCTGACCGACGACACCCAAGACCTGCTAAACAAGGTGAGCCGTCCTCAAGTGGATTTAGACACCACCTCTGTTTCTTTAACGCTCTCACACTTTCACTCACTCTTCTCATTTCTGGTGTTTCTTGCTCTGTCTGTGTTAGTCTGTTAACCCTTTTTAACCACCTTTTCATCTCTTGTGTTCCTAGATGCTTGCGGAGGATGCCGAGGCTGGAGCTGAGGatgagaaggaggtggaggagctAAAGAAGCAGGGGATCAACCCCCTTCCCAAGCCTCCTCCAGGGGTGGGCCTGCTCCCGACACCGCCCAGACCAGGGCCGCCTGACAACTCTGGCTCTGGGGACTTTGGACCTCCTGGACCACCACAgggccccatgtcccccaacggCCTCCCCGGCCCAGGGCCTACACAAGGGCCCGGTCCCTGTCCTGGCCCCCCTCCCCCCTACCCAGAAAGTGGCTCCTACCAGGGCCCTCCCAACCCCAAAGGTCCCCCACCACCATCCATGGGCCCCCCACCCCCCTGTTCCGGCAATGGTGGGAAGAAGATCCCCTCACTGTTTGAGATCAAGGTGCAGCCCACGGGACAGCTAGCTCAGAAACTAGCTAATCACAGGTGAGCTTTTCACATCCATCCAAACCTATTTATGTGGCTTTTATAGTTTGAGTATGTACTAGGAACATGGTTAACCTCAACAATCCTTCTCTCTACAGAGGTCAGACCCCAGGAACTGCCACAGGCCAAGCTGGCGCAACTGGCCCCCAAGGGCTCCCCGGTGGGCCAGGTGGGCCTCCGCCTCGGTTCCCTCCCCCTGGCATGATACCCCCAGACATGTCAATGGGTCCTCCCCCCATGGGCCCCGGAGGACCCCCCATGATGCCAGGCTTTGGCTCAGAAGGGGGGCCCATGATGCCCCCCGGACCTCCTCCAGGGGGTAACTTCTTTGACAGCTTCTTCAACCAGCAGCAAGACACGAATATGGACGGGGTGGTGGAGGAAGGTAAGCTGAGCTGACagcgtatcaaatcaaatcaaattttattagtcacatacacatggttagcagatgttaatgcgagtgtagcgaaatgcttgtgcttctagttccgacaatgcagtaataaccaacaagtaatctaacctaacaattccacaactactaccttatacacacacaagtgtaaagggataaagaatatgtacataaagatatatgaatgagtggtggtacagaacggcataggcaagatgcagtagatggtatagagtacggtatatacatatgagatgagtactgtagggtatgtaaacataaagtggcatagtttaaagtggctagtggtacatgtattacataaagatggcaagatgcagtagatgatatagagtacagtatatacatatgagatgggtaatgtagggtatgtaaacattatattaagtggcattgtttaaagtggctagtggtacatttttacataatttccatcaattcccatttttaaagtggctggagttgagtcagtatgttggcagcggccgctaaatgttagtggtggctgtttaacagtctgatggccttgagatagaagctgtttttcagtctctcggtccctgctttgatgcacctgtactgacctcgccttctggatgatagcggggtgaacaggcagtggcttgggtggttgttgtccttgatgatctttatggccttcctgtgacatcgggtggtgtaggtgtcctggagggcaggtagtttgcccccggtgatgcgttctgcagacctcactaccctctggagagccttacggttgtgggcggagcagttgccgtaccaggcggtgatacagcccgacaggatgctctcgattgtgcatctgtagaagtttgtgagtgcttttggtgacaagccgaatttcttcagcctcctgaggttgaagaggcgctgctgcgccttcttcacgacgctgtctgtgtgggtggaccaattcagtttgtccgtgatgtgtacaccgaggaacttaaaactttccaccttctccactactgacccgtcgatgtggataggggggtgctccctctgctgtttcctgaagtccacaatcatctcctttgttttgttgacgttgagtgtgaggttattttcctgacaccacactccgagggccctcacctcctccctgtaggccgtctcgtcgttgttggtaatcaagcctaccactgtagtgtcatccgcaaacttgatgattgagttggaggcgtgcatggccacgcagtcgtgggtgaacagggagtacaggagagggctcagaacgcacccttgtggggccccagtgttgaggatcagcggggtggagatgttgttacctaccctcaccacctgggggcggcccgtcaggaagtccaggacccagttgcacagggcggggtcgagacccagggtctcgagcttgatgacgagtttggagggtactatggtgttaaatgctgagctgtaatcgatgaacagcattctcacatgggtattcctcttgtccagatgggttagggcagtgtgcagtgtggttgcgattgcgtcgtctgtggacctattgggtcggtaagcaaattggagtgggtctagggtgtccggtagggtggaggtgatatggtccttgactagtctctcaaagcacttcatgatgacggaagtgagtgctacggggcggtagtcgtttagctcagttaccttagctttcttgggaacaggaacaatggtggccctcttgaagcatgtgggaacagcagactgggataaggattgattgaatatgtccgtaaacacaccagccagctggtctgcgcatgctctgaggacgcggctgggaatgccgtctgggcctgcagccttgcgagggttaacacgtttaaatgttttactcacctcggctgcagtgaaggagagcccgcaggttttggtagggggccgtgtcagtggcactgtattgtcctcaaagcgggcaaaaaagttgtttagcctgtctgggagcaagacatcctggtccgcgacggggctggttttctttttgtaatccgtgattgactgtagaccctgccacatacctcttgtgtctgagctgttgaattgcgactcgattttgtctctgtactgggacttagcctgtttgatttccttgcggagagaatagctacactgtttgtattcggtcatgcttccggtcaccttgccctggttaaaagcagtggttcgcgctttcagtttcacgcgaatgctgccgtcaatccacggtttctggtttgggaatgttttaatcgttgctgtgggtacgacatcgtcaatgcacttcctaatgaactcgctcaccgaatcagcatattcgtcaatattgttgttggacgcaatgcggaacatattccaatccgcgtgatcgaagcagtcttgaagcgtggaatcagattggtcggaccagcgttgaacagacctgagcgcgggagcttgttgttttagtttctgtttgtaggctggaatcaacaaaatggagtcgtggtcagcttttccgaaaggggggcgggggagggccttatatgcgtcgcggaaattagtataacaatg comes from Salvelinus alpinus chromosome 21, SLU_Salpinus.1, whole genome shotgun sequence and encodes:
- the LOC139547890 gene encoding zinc finger CCCH domain-containing protein 4-like, which gives rise to MAVESMTVHPNSPTTTNHEHSLLTDERREDGELEEGELEDDGGEVEVAEEPSTGGGGEDGGEGEGTAAAAEAAPPEKTHRSKERHASGDEKDDEKARRHKRKRRKEREREKEKRRAKKRRKSKHKRHASSSDDHSDFSDDSDYSPSEKRKYRDYSPTYPPSSLGGYPPAPSSGHGGPMPKKGNYVKMDKQGYGGYGDYEEENYEGEEDEEMGDEDYDDFTKELNQYRKAKEGGSGDGGGRGNSRGGRGSKNGVRGGKGRMKNQRGRGGMRGGGRGGRGRGGSRGRGRGGKMGGDNEDGEGMMYGGGGGGGGGGGGGGDEMEYGDDDYDHMGEDDYDEYSQYRKSKDRGRGGKGGRGRGRGKQGRGMNRGGRGRNRGRGRGGGDQGHEEDNNGDMGDMGDGGGGQHNKHQGDKHQDKKGKAICKYYMEGRCTWGEHCNFSHDIELPKKKELCKFYITGFCARAENCPYMHGDFPCKLFHTTGSCVNGDECMFSHEPLTDDTQDLLNKMLAEDAEAGAEDEKEVEELKKQGINPLPKPPPGVGLLPTPPRPGPPDNSGSGDFGPPGPPQGPMSPNGLPGPGPTQGPGPCPGPPPPYPESGSYQGPPNPKGPPPPSMGPPPPCSGNGGKKIPSLFEIKVQPTGQLAQKLANHRGQTPGTATGQAGATGPQGLPGGPGGPPPRFPPPGMIPPDMSMGPPPMGPGGPPMMPGFGSEGGPMMPPGPPPGGNFFDSFFNQQQDTNMDGVVEEGDDFQGFGGMDKKEGRGSGGNQSSMGGPDIPANGGSASQQAGMGMPDFLPPAQRMLFLRIQQKQQEDEERARLAKGGGERDADGDSANWYSSEDEDGGGSVTSILKTLRQQSQGPPKPEGPPSDPRLQKGSPAHPPIRPADPRQGDPRLARDPRLSRATDSAQALDSPNPSSASTVTPADPRLARLATATLTPKPDAPLVYKPPPLTAPPAEEEETERVLRDKPVPIPLDPLMGMALRDPRSQLKQFSHIKKDILLHMPPYAKTVTWNPEDLIPIPIPKQDLLPLPPGIPPVSALDPRLSRSQQRIHTALPPTPPIPPPSLEPPAPASSSLPDFELLSRILKTVNASSSPSQSSPPLPLVPPTTLLPAPPALLPTPVDKPVDPRMARKAPADPRLQPQKSALKQPSESPVPPLTVSPVAPPPTAGSSSPAIAPYDPRLLSAGGVGRGGGAGAVGGSSVLSGISLYDPRTPSAGKLEGPGAATNTTPSSGPTEPKPSEVAPAKLKAKEPLFVRKSALDQPEPEKSSEQSTDRYNSYNRPRPKPAPSPSTGPPGGPAASGSSAAGQGPPGAAEQAPAGVHNLPVSSLFTMVKQASKPSGSGSPFGGNSPAQPGDTTTTTEQDNASLKEVFKGFDPTASPFCQ